A genome region from Tistrella mobilis includes the following:
- a CDS encoding 2-hydroxyacid dehydrogenase, giving the protein MPKLILIGGILDLGFMKAPLLAADPRLDITVWPEDDGAEAEIAVCWRPPAGLLGTMPKLKLVQSIAAGVDGVLNDAGLDPALPVARIVDDSLPAAMSEFVLWSVLWFHRGLDQVVLRDRPAIIWQRPPQQAAADRRIGVLGLGEIGGRVARALSAQGFAVAGWSRSPRSLPGIAGHHGPEGLDALLAESEILVNLLPLTPRTRGILGAATFAKLPRGAAVINVGRGEHLVPEDLIAALDSGHLRGAVLDVFAAEPLDPAHPLWTHPRVLVTPHMAAIASDGAVIGQIVENAWRTACGRPPLNPVERGRGY; this is encoded by the coding sequence ATGCCCAAACTGATCCTGATCGGCGGCATCCTCGACCTCGGCTTCATGAAGGCGCCGCTGCTGGCGGCAGACCCGCGGCTCGACATCACCGTCTGGCCCGAGGATGACGGCGCCGAGGCCGAAATCGCGGTCTGCTGGCGGCCGCCCGCCGGGCTGCTCGGCACCATGCCGAAGCTGAAACTGGTCCAGTCGATCGCCGCCGGCGTCGACGGCGTGCTGAACGATGCCGGGCTGGACCCCGCCCTGCCGGTGGCGCGGATCGTGGACGACAGCCTGCCGGCGGCGATGAGCGAATTCGTGCTCTGGTCGGTGCTCTGGTTCCATCGCGGCCTGGACCAGGTGGTGCTGCGCGACCGCCCGGCGATCATCTGGCAGCGCCCGCCGCAGCAGGCCGCCGCCGACCGCCGCATCGGCGTGCTGGGGCTGGGCGAAATCGGCGGCCGGGTGGCGCGGGCGCTGTCCGCACAGGGGTTCGCCGTCGCCGGCTGGTCGCGCAGCCCGCGCAGCCTGCCGGGCATCGCCGGCCATCACGGGCCCGAGGGGCTGGACGCCCTGCTGGCCGAGAGCGAGATCCTGGTCAACCTGCTGCCGCTGACGCCCCGGACCCGCGGCATTCTGGGGGCTGCCACCTTCGCGAAACTGCCCCGGGGCGCCGCCGTGATCAATGTCGGCCGCGGCGAACATCTGGTGCCCGAAGATCTGATCGCGGCGCTGGACAGCGGCCATCTGCGCGGCGCCGTGCTCGACGTCTTCGCCGCCGAACCGCTGGACCCGGCCCATCCGCTCTGGACCCATCCGCGCGTGCTGGTGACGCCGCATATGGCGGCGATCGCCAGCGACGGGGCGGTGATCGGCCAGATCGTCGAGAATGCGTGGCGGACCGCATGCGGGCGTCCGCCGCTCAACCCGGTGGAGCGGGGCCGCGGCTACTGA
- a CDS encoding ABC transporter permease, with translation MRAFFSAFFRHPSGITGAVLLALVAGLALGAPLLFPVDPWEMVGAPFEPPLSEGLIFGSDTLGRDVAAGIAWGARVSLIIGIASAVSAAGIGVIVGAAAGYFGGLVDDVLMRITELFQTIPGFVLAILLVAILSPGMETVIFSIAVVSWPPLARLTRAEFMSIATRDFVHAARCQGESALAIIIRHILPNAASPIVVATSLTVATAILIESALSFLGLGDPNDMSWGFMVGSARTVIRQAWWTSVFPGLAILLTVVAVNLVGEALNDALNPRISRARGTAGGQ, from the coding sequence ATGCGGGCCTTCTTCTCCGCCTTCTTCCGTCACCCGAGCGGGATCACCGGTGCGGTGCTGCTGGCGCTGGTGGCGGGGCTTGCCCTTGGCGCGCCGCTGCTGTTTCCGGTCGATCCCTGGGAAATGGTCGGCGCCCCCTTCGAGCCGCCGCTGTCCGAGGGGCTGATCTTCGGCTCGGACACGCTGGGCCGCGACGTTGCCGCCGGCATCGCCTGGGGGGCGCGGGTGTCGCTGATCATCGGCATCGCCTCGGCCGTCTCGGCCGCCGGCATCGGGGTGATCGTGGGTGCGGCCGCCGGCTATTTCGGCGGGCTGGTCGACGATGTGCTGATGCGGATCACCGAACTGTTCCAGACCATTCCGGGCTTCGTGCTCGCCATCCTGCTGGTCGCGATCCTCTCGCCCGGCATGGAGACGGTGATCTTTTCGATCGCGGTGGTCAGCTGGCCGCCGCTCGCCCGGCTGACCCGGGCCGAGTTCATGAGCATCGCCACCCGCGATTTCGTCCATGCCGCCCGCTGCCAGGGGGAAAGTGCGCTGGCGATCATCATCCGCCACATTCTGCCCAATGCCGCCTCGCCGATCGTGGTTGCGACCTCGCTGACGGTGGCGACCGCGATCCTGATCGAAAGCGCGCTGTCCTTCCTGGGGCTGGGCGATCCGAACGACATGTCCTGGGGGTTCATGGTCGGTTCCGCCCGCACCGTGATCCGCCAGGCCTGGTGGACCAGCGTCTTTCCCGGCCTCGCCATCCTGCTGACGGTGGTGGCGGTCAACCTGGTGGGCGAGGCGCTGAACGACGCGCTGAACCCGCGCATCTCCCGCGCCCGCGGAACCGCAGGAGGACAGTGA
- a CDS encoding ABC transporter substrate-binding protein — translation MNRRDFNKLMLMAGIVGSTGIPLGIRRAAGQSRGGTLDVIIQPEPPVLVAAINQQAPTLTVAGKIYQSLLKFNFDQSPRPGLAKSWEMSDDGLTYTFHLEETVKWHDGTPFTAEDVVFSTTKILPETHARARGNFARCESITAADAHTVVFKLKEPFGPFLQCFEMSSCPIMPKHLYEGTDYRNNPHNAKPIGTGPWKFAEWERGSHIRLVRNDDYYKPGQPYLDEIIYRIVPDAASRALALENGTVDLTQWGDVEMFDVPRLKQLPHVAFTTKGYEFYAPLLWLEFNNRIKPMDDKRFRQAVMHAIDKDFLVRKVLFGLARPATGPMSKATKFYDPKVKIYDFNPAKAIALLDEMGLKPGADGKRAKISYLVPPYGEVWMRFAEYIRQALSKVGIEVVLEAIDVAGWATRVGNWDFEVSAPWLYQFGDPALGVSRTYVSSNIRKGVLFSNTSGYSNPKVDELFAEAAIAVDPAKRQALYSEVQRLLVEEVPVGWLVELDFPTMYDKRFHDLVVSAIGVNDDFDQAWYEG, via the coding sequence ATGAACCGTCGCGACTTCAACAAACTGATGCTGATGGCCGGGATCGTGGGATCGACCGGCATTCCGCTGGGCATCCGCCGTGCCGCCGGCCAGAGCCGGGGCGGCACGCTGGACGTGATCATCCAGCCCGAACCGCCGGTTCTGGTGGCGGCGATCAACCAGCAGGCGCCGACGCTCACCGTCGCCGGCAAGATCTATCAGAGCCTGCTGAAGTTCAATTTCGACCAGTCGCCGCGCCCCGGCCTGGCGAAGAGCTGGGAGATGTCGGACGACGGCCTGACCTATACCTTCCATCTGGAAGAGACGGTGAAGTGGCATGACGGCACGCCCTTCACCGCCGAGGATGTGGTGTTCTCGACCACGAAGATCCTGCCCGAAACCCATGCCCGGGCGCGCGGCAACTTCGCCCGCTGCGAAAGCATCACCGCCGCCGACGCCCATACCGTGGTCTTTAAGCTGAAGGAGCCCTTCGGGCCCTTCCTGCAATGCTTCGAAATGTCGTCCTGCCCGATCATGCCGAAGCATCTCTACGAGGGCACCGACTATCGCAACAACCCGCACAACGCGAAGCCGATCGGCACCGGCCCCTGGAAGTTCGCGGAATGGGAGCGCGGCTCGCATATCCGGCTGGTGCGCAATGACGACTACTACAAGCCCGGCCAGCCCTATCTGGACGAAATCATCTACCGGATCGTGCCCGATGCCGCCTCGCGCGCGCTGGCGCTGGAGAACGGCACCGTCGATCTCACCCAATGGGGCGATGTCGAGATGTTCGACGTGCCGCGGCTGAAGCAGCTGCCGCATGTGGCGTTCACCACCAAGGGCTATGAATTCTACGCACCGCTGCTCTGGCTGGAGTTCAACAACCGCATCAAGCCGATGGACGACAAGCGTTTCCGCCAGGCGGTGATGCACGCCATCGACAAGGACTTCCTGGTCCGCAAGGTGCTGTTCGGCCTGGCCCGGCCGGCGACGGGGCCGATGTCGAAGGCGACGAAATTCTACGACCCCAAGGTCAAGATCTACGACTTCAACCCGGCCAAGGCGATCGCCCTGCTCGACGAAATGGGGCTGAAGCCCGGCGCCGACGGCAAGCGCGCGAAGATCAGCTATCTGGTCCCGCCCTATGGCGAGGTCTGGATGCGCTTCGCCGAATACATCCGCCAGGCCCTGTCGAAGGTGGGCATCGAGGTGGTGCTGGAGGCGATCGACGTCGCCGGCTGGGCGACCCGGGTCGGCAACTGGGATTTCGAGGTCTCCGCCCCCTGGCTCTACCAGTTCGGCGACCCGGCGCTCGGCGTGTCGCGGACCTATGTCTCGTCGAACATCCGCAAGGGCGTGCTGTTCTCCAACACTTCGGGCTACAGCAATCCCAAGGTCGACGAGTTGTTCGCCGAAGCGGCGATCGCGGTCGACCCGGCGAAGCGCCAGGCGCTCTATTCCGAGGTTCAGCGCCTGCTGGTCGAAGAGGTGCCGGTCGGCTGGCTGGTCGAACTCGACTTCCCGACCATGTACGACAAGCGCTTCCACGATCTGGTGGTCTCGGCCATCGGCGTGAACGACGATTTCGATCAGGCCTGGTACGAGGGCTGA
- a CDS encoding ABC transporter permease has product MYQAIAAAAARLVKIAVMILIIATFNFLLVHAAPGDPAAVIAGQSGASDEKLIAQIRAEYGLDQPLHVQLTDYLARVASFDLGYSYRQRQPVSVLIGERLPATLLLTVTAFLLALAIGSLLGTLAGMRAGRWTDTVISVLALLFYAMPVFWLGLMLVLIFSVQLGWLPAFGFATIGPNLTGIDLVLDVATHMILPVTTLAAIYLAIYARLMRASIIEVEHQDYVKTARAKGASRGRIIRHHMLRNALLPVITFAGVQAGALIGGSVVVETVFAWPGLGRLTFDAVMQRDYPVLLGIFLVMSVLVIAINLLTDLITRIIDPRLARAG; this is encoded by the coding sequence ATGTACCAGGCCATCGCGGCGGCGGCGGCCCGGCTGGTGAAGATCGCGGTGATGATCCTGATCATCGCGACCTTCAACTTCCTGCTGGTCCATGCCGCCCCCGGCGACCCGGCGGCGGTGATCGCCGGCCAGTCGGGCGCATCCGACGAAAAGCTGATCGCCCAGATCCGGGCCGAATACGGGCTGGACCAGCCGCTTCATGTTCAGCTGACCGACTATCTGGCCAGGGTGGCGAGCTTCGACCTCGGCTATTCCTACCGTCAGCGCCAGCCGGTTTCGGTGCTGATCGGCGAACGCCTGCCCGCCACCCTGCTGCTGACGGTGACCGCCTTCCTGCTGGCGCTGGCCATCGGCAGCCTGCTCGGCACGCTGGCCGGCATGCGCGCCGGGCGCTGGACCGACACGGTGATCTCGGTCCTGGCGCTGCTGTTCTATGCCATGCCGGTCTTCTGGCTGGGGCTGATGCTGGTGCTGATCTTCTCGGTTCAGCTGGGCTGGCTGCCGGCCTTCGGCTTCGCGACCATCGGCCCCAACCTCACCGGCATCGATCTGGTGCTGGATGTCGCGACCCATATGATCCTGCCGGTGACCACGCTGGCGGCCATCTATCTCGCGATCTACGCCCGGCTGATGCGGGCCTCGATCATCGAGGTGGAGCACCAGGATTACGTGAAGACCGCCCGGGCCAAGGGGGCGTCGCGCGGCCGGATCATCCGCCACCACATGCTGCGCAACGCCTTGCTGCCGGTGATCACCTTCGCCGGTGTCCAGGCCGGCGCGCTGATCGGCGGCTCGGTGGTGGTGGAGACGGTCTTCGCCTGGCCCGGCCTCGGCCGGCTCACCTTCGATGCGGTGATGCAGCGCGACTATCCGGTGCTGCTCGGGATCTTTCTGGTCATGTCGGTGCTGGTGATCGCGATCAACCTGCTGACCGATCTGATCACCCGGATCATCGATCCGCGGCTGGCCCGGGCCGGCTGA